In Sphaerospermopsis torques-reginae ITEP-024, the genomic window TGGTTGCTAATGTGTCAGTGAATCTTACCCAATTTTGTTGATCTTTGTCAAAATAACCAAAACCATAGCGAATAAGTTCTGCTACAATCTGATCTGATAATTTACATTCTTTAAATTGATCAATTCCCGCAGCAGCTAAAAAGAAAGCACGATATTGATAAAATTCACCACACCCATCCTGAAAACTGCATAAAGCTTGAATAAATGCTGCTTTTTGTTCCTCTTCTACATCCTCTCTTCCCAACCACAATAAAATTACTTCCTTCCACTGGGGTTGAAAAATCCGATATGTACCTTGACTGAAATTTTCAGCATGATGATGGAAAAAATATGTCCACTTATCAACAGCTAAAGCTGCAAAATATTCCTCAAAGGTAGCATGATAAAAAGCATAAACCTTTTGAGTTGGTGATTCTGCGGCTATACCCACATGATTTAACCAACCCAGTTTTAAAGCCAGATAAAACAGGGAATTTTCATCATCAGGATATCCCAACCCTTCTTTAATATCTTTTTTATTAATAATAAAATCTTCACGCAAGCGAAACCGCGAACCACTTGATTCTATATCCCCCAGTGCTAACTTCCCTAAACCTGTATTTAATTCGTGTTGTTGTTTTTTAGTAGTAGGAAATTTATCGGATTTCCATTTATAAATATAATTGACAAACTGTTGATATAATCCCGCTCTGGTTTCTGGTAAATTTCCTTCTTCCCGTTGCCAAATACTACATAACAGCGTCAACCGCAAAGGATTTTGAATCAAATCCTGTAACCGTGCTTTTTCTGTTTTACCTAATTCTGTTTTTAACCTTTCGCCTTTTTCCCTTTCTTTTCCATTGCCAAACCAGTTATTAATAAACTGATGCACTTGCGAGGGATAGTCAAAATCAAGTAAGCGATAGGTTTCAAACTCCGATAGTGCATTAACATCAGCTTGCCACACATTCAACCGACAAGTTAACACCACCCGCGTTTTCTGCCCTATCCATCCTTTTAACTGCTGGGCGATAGTTTCTAAAGGTTGGTGAAACTGAGTCCCCACAGACATTTCATCAGCACCATCCAACAGCAACCACACCCGTCCCTGTGCCATTTGCTGCTGGAAATCTGCTTGCTTTTCAGGAGTCAATTCTGTAGCGGAAACAGCTTGTTTTAACCAAATTTCACAAATATATTGTTGTAAATTTATTGTATTATCATTTCGTCCCAAGTCTGCCAAAGAAATCCAAATTGGCAAACCCAAATCTTTCTCTAAAATCCAAAATGCAATAGTTTGTAGCAGCGTGGTTTTTCCTGCACCTGGTTCACCAATTAATGCTACTTGTCGTCCTTTGGTTTTACCTTCTCCCTGTTCTAAAATTTGACTTAAAAAAGCCTCATGTTCAAATTTTTGTTCCTGTTCATAGTTTGGTTTATATAACTGTGTACCTGCATCTGGTGCAAAGTCACCTTTATCTCGTTTCTCTACTTTCTTACGCTGCACCAGTGCTAAGGGTACATAAATCTGTTCGCGTTCTTTTTTTGTATCCTCATCTTGGTGTAATAGTTTATTGCTAGTTGCTTGGTTTTGCAACATTCCACGGCAGATATCCGG contains:
- a CDS encoding NACHT domain-containing protein is translated as MLQNQATSNKLLHQDEDTKKEREQIYVPLALVQRKKVEKRDKGDFAPDAGTQLYKPNYEQEQKFEHEAFLSQILEQGEGKTKGRQVALIGEPGAGKTTLLQTIAFWILEKDLGLPIWISLADLGRNDNTINLQQYICEIWLKQAVSATELTPEKQADFQQQMAQGRVWLLLDGADEMSVGTQFHQPLETIAQQLKGWIGQKTRVVLTCRLNVWQADVNALSEFETYRLLDFDYPSQVHQFINNWFGNGKEREKGERLKTELGKTEKARLQDLIQNPLRLTLLCSIWQREEGNLPETRAGLYQQFVNYIYKWKSDKFPTTKKQQHELNTGLGKLALGDIESSGSRFRLREDFIINKKDIKEGLGYPDDENSLFYLALKLGWLNHVGIAAESPTQKVYAFYHATFEEYFAALAVDKWTYFFHHHAENFSQGTYRIFQPQWKEVILLWLGREDVEEEQKAAFIQALCSFQDGCGEFYQYRAFFLAAAGIDQFKECKLSDQIVAELIRYGFGYFDKDQQNWVRFTDTLATTATKVIPETNHQQAIQALVDLIRISDNEDTKITAAESLVEIGNGNEYAIQALVNLIGISDNEYTKIRAAESLVKIDNGNEYAIQALVDLIRISDNEDTKITAAESLVEIGNGNEYAIQALVNLIGISDNEYTKIRAAESLVKIDNGNEYAIQALVDLIRNSDNEYTKIRAAESLLKIDNGNEYAIQALVDLIRISDDEYTKIRAAESLDKITEVEQMAMVITHLHKYLPKDVYEKDYLSFDTKIYQLFWNFAQNLSYPEFYAAWQQGIEN